The following proteins are encoded in a genomic region of Jaculus jaculus isolate mJacJac1 chromosome 13, mJacJac1.mat.Y.cur, whole genome shotgun sequence:
- the LOC123454237 gene encoding olfactory receptor 2B11-like — MAVSNDSHPAEFILLGFADRPWLQLPVFIILLVTYPMAMMGNIAIILVSRLDPRLHSPMYFFLTNLSFLDMCYTTSIVPQMLLNLGTSTKTISYAGCVVQLYVFSIMGGSECLLLALMSFDRYVAICRPLHYTIIMSRRNCILLVSVMWLCGTTYAFSEATVTLQLPLCGVNELDHLVCEIPVLIKTACGEKEANELALSVVCIFVLAIPLCLILASYASIGRAIFNMKSSAGRKKAFGTCSSHLIVVLLFYGPAISMYLQPPSSITRDQPKFMALFYGVVTPTLNPFIYTLRNKDVKGALGNLGRRVVSSK, encoded by the coding sequence ATGGCAGTCAGTAACGACAGCCATCCTGCAGAGTTCATCCTCCTCGGCTTTGCTGACCGTCCTTGGCTGCAGCTCCCTGTGTTCATTATTCTCCTGGTAACGTACCCCATGGCCATGATGGGAAACATCGCCATCATTCTGGTGTCCAGGTTAGACCCCCGACTCCACAGCCCCATGTATTTCTTCCTCACCAACCTCTCCTTCCTGGACATGTGTTACACCACGAGCATCGTGCCTCAGATGCTGCTCAACCTGGGGACCTCCACAAAGACCATCAGCTACGCGGGGTGTGTAGTTCAGCTCTATGTCTTCAGCATAATGGGGGGTTCAGAGTGTCTCCTCCTGGCTCTTATGTCCTTTGATcgctatgtggccatctgcaGACCTCTGCACTACACCATCATCATGAGCCGGCGCAACTGCATCCTCTTAGTGTCCGTTATGTGGCTGTGTGGAACAACCTATGCCTTCTCTGAGGCCACTGTCACACTGCAGTTGCCACTGTGTGGCGTTAATGAACTGGACCACTTGGTGTGTGAGATTCCAGTTCTGATAAAGACCGCGTGTGGGGAAAAGGAAGCCAATGAGCTTGCACTTTCTGTGGTCTGCATTTTTGTTTTGGCCATTCCTCTGTGCTTAATTCTTGCCTCCTATGCTAGCATTGGACGTGCTATATTCAATATGAAATCTTCCGCAGGAAGGAAAAAAGCCTTTGGGACATGCTCCTCTCACCTCATTGTGGTTCTCTTGTTTTATGGTCCAGCCATCAGCATGtacctccagcccccctcctccATCACAAGGGACCAGCCCAAGTTCATGGCTCTCTTCTATGGGGTGGTGACTCCTACCCTGAACCCCTTCATCTACACCCTGAGGAACAAGGATGTGAAGGGGGCCTTAGGCAACCTGGGGAGGAGAGTTGTCAGTTCCAAGTGA
- the LOC101604328 gene encoding olfactory receptor 2B11-like: MTVGNESAPDFFILLGFSDLPWLERPLFAVALVAYVCTLLGNVCIIVVSSVDPQLHSPMYLFLCNLSFLDLCFTTTTIPQLLRNLRGPDKSISYWGCVAQFYTFHFLGASECILLAVMSLDRYVAICKPLRYPAIMHQRLCTLLAAASWLSGLANSLLQSSLTVQLPLCGRNEVDSFLCEVPVMIRMSCADTTFNEAMLSIVGTFYSLVPLSLILTSYGFIAAAVLRIRSAEGKKKAFNTCGSHVVVVWLFYGPVVLMYTQPSAAGLPDASKLLSLFYSLVTPLLNPFVYTLRNKDVKGAVGRLLVSLGGRGTE, from the coding sequence ATGACCGTGGGCAACGAAAGTGCTCCCGATTTCTTCATTCTCCTGGGTTTCTCTGACCTCCCATGGCTGGAAAGGCCGCTCTTCGCGGTGGCGCTTGTCGCTTACGTCTGCACGCTGCTGGGTAACGTCTGCATCATCGTGGTGTCCAGCGTGGACCCTCAACTCCACAGCCCGATGTACCTCTTCCTGTGCAACCTCTCCTTCTTGGACTTGTgtttcaccaccaccaccatcccgCAGCTGCTGCGGAACCTCCGCGGCCCGGACAAGTCCATCAGCTACTGGGGCTGCGTGGCCCAGTTTTACACGTTTCACTTCCTGGGGGCCTCGGAGTGCATCCTCTTGGCTGTGATGTCTCTGGATCGTTACGTCGCCATCTGCAAGCCCCTGAGGTACCCGGCCATCATGCACCAGAGACTCTGCACCCTCCTCGCCGCCGCGTCGTGGCTCAGTGGCCTGGCTAACTCCTTGCTGCAGTCCTCGCTCACCGTCCAGCTGCCGCTCTGCGGCCGCAACGAGGTGGACAGCTTTCTCTGCGAGGTCCCCGTGATGATCAGGATGTCCTGCGCCGACACCACGTTCAACGAGGCCATGCTCTCCATCGTGGGGACCTTCTACTCCCTGGTTCCCTTGTCGCTTATCCTCACCTCCTACGGCTTCATTGCAGCAGCTGTGCTGAGGATTCGGTCCgcggaagggaagaagaaagcctTTAACACGTGCGGGTCCCACGTGGTCGTGGTGTGGCTCTTCTACGGGCCGGTGGTCCTCATGTACACGCAGCCCTCCGCCGCCGGGCTCCCGGACGCCAGCAAGCTCCTGTCGCTGTTCTACAGTCTGGTGACGCCTCTGCTGAACCCTTTCGTCTACACGCTGAGGAACAAGGACGTGAAAGGCGCGGTCGGGAGGCTCCTCGTCTCGCTGGGCGGCAGAGGGACGGAATAG